TGGCCATTCTTGACGGTGGAGACGCCACCGCACGCGGGGCAGGGTGGAGCGTTCATACTCCATTGAACTCCTGTCATGCCTCGAAATCCACCACCTTCGCCCCGCATACCTTGACGCATCCTGCATCCCGCGCTATCCTTCTTTCATCACCGCCCGAAGTGGCGGCTTTTTTTGTGCCTCAGGCTCTAAACTTCCCTTCACGCCGGTCTCGCCTGCGCCGCCGGGCCGGGGGGCAGAGTGGCCCCATGACCGACGACGCGCAGAAAAAGGGCTACGATCCGGCCAACGCAGCGCCCGCCGAGGGCCAGAGTCACCCCATCCCCGATCAGGCGCGTGGGCAAAACCCCGATGTGGACCCCGCCGACAAGGACCAGCCTGCCGAGGGCGGGCGCGACGAGGCGGGGGGTCCGGGCGCCAGCACGTCCACCACGGCCCGTGACTGAAGGGCTGTTCGGGCCGCCGGACGGGACTCCGCGCCTCAACGCGGCCCGCCCGGCGCCGGAACGGGCCGCACTGCTGGCGTGGGTGTACGGCCTGCTGCGCGCCGAGTATGGCGAGCGCCCCCTGATTCCCCGCCGCGAGCCGATGCACGAACTCGTCAGCACGATCCTGTCGCAGCGCACCACCCACCAGGACGAGGAGGCCGCCTACCAGGAACTGCTGACGCTGGGCGGCTGGGACGACATCATCCAGGCCCCGACCGGGGCCGTCGCGCACGCGATTCGCCGCAGCAACTACCCCGAGAGCAAGGCCCCGCGCATCCAGGCCACCCTGCGCGCGATCCGGGAGCAGCGCGGCGGCTACGACCTAGACTTCCTGGCCGAACTGCCGGTGGGAGACGCCCTGAAGTGGCTTACCGACCTGCCGGGCGTCGGGGTCAAGACGGCCTCGCTGGTGCTGCTGTTCAACTACGCGCGCCCGGTTTTTCCAGTGGACACCCACGTCCACCGCATCAACACCCGGGTGGGCACGATTCCCCGGATGGGTGAGCAGGCGGCCCACCGGGCGCTGCTGGGGCTGCTGCCGCCCGACCCGCCGCACCTGTACGAGCTGCACGTCAACCTGCTGCGCCACGGGCAGCGGGTCTGCACCTGGACCCGCCCCAAGTGCCCCGCCTGCGTGCTGCGCGACCGCTGCGACGCCCACGCGCTCTACGGCAACAACGTGCCCAGCTTCAGCGAGAAGCCGGGCAAGGGATAGGCGGGCGTGTGGCGGGGCAGCACCCTTCCCGGCATC
This Deinococcus budaensis DNA region includes the following protein-coding sequences:
- a CDS encoding endonuclease III encodes the protein MTEGLFGPPDGTPRLNAARPAPERAALLAWVYGLLRAEYGERPLIPRREPMHELVSTILSQRTTHQDEEAAYQELLTLGGWDDIIQAPTGAVAHAIRRSNYPESKAPRIQATLRAIREQRGGYDLDFLAELPVGDALKWLTDLPGVGVKTASLVLLFNYARPVFPVDTHVHRINTRVGTIPRMGEQAAHRALLGLLPPDPPHLYELHVNLLRHGQRVCTWTRPKCPACVLRDRCDAHALYGNNVPSFSEKPGKG